Part of the Nicotiana tabacum cultivar K326 chromosome 20, ASM71507v2, whole genome shotgun sequence genome, tcgccgaagaagaagaagacgtatattgcagaaattgtagataaattgaataaaaattgtagactgttctttatttatttttcttttattcatttacctattgtatgaaagttgaataacattgtataaaaaatatattgaagtggatgatttagtattgttttggacaaaaatatatataaaaaatgtgAAACATACATTTCAGGAGAAGTAtgtcgagtccaaatatgtacccagtttgtagatattttgtagataaattttagattatttgtattctgattgtagatgctttattttctgttttcacaaataaaaaaaatgactaaaacttctacaaattttctgaaaaacgcaattatgtcaaaaatcccaattatgctacaattgaatagGAATtgagatattaaaattcaatgtacccagtttatagatattttgtagataaatagTAGATtattgtattctgattgtagatgatttgttttctgttttcacaaatcaaaaacaactaaaacttctacaaatcttctgcaaaaaacgcaattatgtcgaaaatctcaattatgctacaattgaatgggaattaggatattaaaattcagcgtacccagtttgtagatattttatcgataaattgtatattatttgtattctgattgtagatgctttgttttctattttcataaataaaaaacgactaaaacttctacaaatcttctgcaaaaaatgcaattatgtcgaaaatactGTTTATGCTACAATTCTGTAATTCTCCTATATGCTCTTGCAACTCCTTACGAAATTGCTATGCTAAATAtggaatccaaaaaaatatttctgcaatttttcttcaagaaaaataaataaacaacagtctacaatttttcttcaatttatctacaatttttctacaatttttgcaatatacgtcttcttcttcttcttcgaatttcaatctgaaattcagccaaaatcaaatctaatcttCATCAAAATccttcaaaattgagatataaactccaaaccatattctcaGTTATTTaaaacaacacccaatccaaacaaataatgatttttgaaaacccaaatttgaattcaaagcttcaagctttttaatgactgtcaatagtggaattgctgctctcttttcctttcttcttatATTACTGAAGGAACCTGAAATCATAACCATCAAAAGTTATTGTTGTGTatgaaactttgaagatttgacttcaaTTTTGACTGGTTGTAGAAGAAAAAACATTGATTTTGGACGTTAATGGTAGAGGGTTTCAATTGTTTTTCTGGATTTAGCATAGGGTTTCAATTGTTTTTCTGGGTGTGTGGTGATACTTAGGTGAGAGTGTGGGGttgggagagagaaacgtgggggagGGAGGAGGGATTTGGAAGAATATACAGTACCATAAATGTAGGAGTGATATAAGGTACAATTAATGTACAGTTAAAAAACTTTATAGTATAGAATTAGTAATtaggtatactaaatgtaattatatcaaaccttaaatattgagggtaatatagtttcctatatggtataTGAATGTAAAAATTCTTTCTCGATAACACAAGTATGGACAGGTCAGCAgcgtaaaaaataaaattggaaatGCCAACTGTGCCATAAAAATTGTTGTGGCACCAAATATGAAATGGTGAGCTGTCATGTCGGTGAAGAGGTGATCTCAGCTTTGCTTTGTTCCAAGTCTAGAACGTTCCTcctcaaagaaaaatgattttttttcttcttatacttcctaatataatattataaaaaagTAGTTTTTTCATAAATAGTCTAATTTTTATACATTTCCACTTGCTTCAGTTAAAATAAGACTATCACTAAACTttgatattaaaaaataatatttgccTTCATTTTCTGCGTTATTGTTAATTCATGGAGAAAATAGAACATAGAGAAACAAAATATTCATACAAGCCATGTTTTTTAATAGATTAAGACTTCGCTATATTCTTGCCTATATTTAGAGTGTTTatcaataattaattattataaatttttGTGTTAAAAAATTATTAGTACCACCAAAGATTGTAGTGGAGTGATAATACTTTTTTATTCTTAACCGGGATTTTTGAATTCCAGTATTGGAACAAATTTTTTGGTTGAAGTGTGGATCGTAATTACTGCAACAAAAAGTGGTAAAATAATAGAATGTGTAAATATTATTGAATACATTAAAATAAAACAATctaaaataaagcaaaataaaTACTTGGAAATTGGAATTGATGTTGTTAGTACTGCTTCTTTCCCGATAGAGATACTCCATCTAACAGCTTTTTCTTTCACTGGTTTCTCTTCCCTTGCAAGAAAAACTTCACCAAAAACCCAAGAAAATGTATAAATACCCAAAAAGTTTCAATTTTGAATCACacccacatctcaaaattcaaTTAACTTGCCCTTAAATTTCTCTTCACACATTTCCCCATTTCAATTCTCTTTAAAATCCCACCATTTTCTTATCCTAAGTCATAAAAATGGTAGCTTTAAAAATGAAGGTTTTAGGATTTATGTTAATAATGCTATCAATTGCTGCATTTGCAAAAGGGGATGAAAATGAATCATCTAAACCACCAACAATAGTTAAAATAGTAAAGGGTAAAAAAATGTGTGTTAAAGATTGGGAATGTAATAAGTTATCAAGATTTTGTTGTAATTTAACAATTTCAGATTATTTTGAGACTTACCAATTTGAGAATTTGTTTGCTAAGAGGAATTCACCTGTAGCTCATGCTGTTGGATTTTGGGATTATAAATCTTTTATTACTGCTTCAGCTCTTTATCAGCCTCTTGGATTTGGTACTACTGGTGGTAAGCAAATGCAGATGAAAGAAATTGCTGCTTTTCTTGGCCATGTTGGTAGCAAAACTTCTTGTaagttctcttcttctttttcttttaattaagcTCAAAGtatatcttctttctttttctctcgaGCATCTAGTTctcaatgtgtgtgtgtgtgtgtgtgtgtgtgtgtgtgttgcatAATATTGACCTGAGATGAGGTTAAATGGAGTAACGTGGTAAGCGAGAATTTTATATAGCCGAACCCAATTTGTTGGGGACTGAGCCGTGGTTGTTGTTGAAGCATCTAGTTCTCACTGGCCAGGGTAATTAGGATTCGTGCCAGAGAAATCACGTGACGGGGTTTTCTATTGCTCCCGATCCGATAGAATTTCATTCCTAAGAAAGTAGGTATATGTGAATAAATTCATTAAGCTCGAACTGGAGACCTTTGGTTAAGGGTGATGAAAAGTTTATCATCCCACCACACCCATCAGTGATGAGCTCAAAATATGTCAATGCATGGATAAATGTCAGATTTAGAGAACTTCTAATTTTATAGAACTCCTAGTTTCTTTTTAAAGACAAATTATTGAGTGTTATGCTGAAACGTGTTGTAGATTGAGTGGAAGGGGCGTAGATTCATATATCTGGCCCCGACTAGATTGGGGGTCATTGTTGATTGTTTGCCTGTTATTCATTCATTTCAATCGTATTTTATAGGTctatgtttttctcttttttttctttctttgatgCCCTTTTTTATGCTTTTGATGCTCAGAAAATGCTTAAAAGATGAATGAAGAAATGCTTAAAATGTGGAGATATTTGATTCCCTTCAGATTTGAAAGTAATATTAAGAAGGTTAACTAATGAAACTCAAGGAGTTGagaatatttttgaaaataagagAAGGTCATGGCAAGTTTTTATCTTATAAGGATTTAGATGTATATGGGTCATGATTAAAACTTTATTTGATCGAACGTAACAGTACTTAGAAAAGAACAATTGCTTGTGGAAAATCACCGATTGAAACCATCTTGTTTGAGGCTAGCTTGTGTCTTGAGTCTCGAGCAATGTGATTACTGATTAGGGCCTTGAGAATCTGGTGTAATTAACTTCTGTTGAGCTAATTCTACAGATGTCTGAGCAATTTAGTTTGCCTAGTCCACACTATGAGATCCAAAAATGGGGCACCAATTCTTTTGCTGTTCCAACAGATTAGCTTTCTGTTTTGATAATCTGACTAGTCTATGTTCAATTCGAGACAGTCACTTAAGATTGTCTCCGCCAAAAAATCATTTAGCTTGTTGCTTGATCTGTATCTCTCTGTGTGTTTGGACGTGTGTGTAATAGCAATTGTCGAGAAGTGCAAGTGATATGGTTCGTTAGTACTTTACCAGTTCAGACAAAAAAGTGATAAGGTTAGTTAGTTGGTAGAGTTATATTTACCTCGAAgcagatgatatttgaattttttttttcttgagaaTTATGATCTTTGAATTTACTTCTTGTCATGATCATGATTGCTTAAGTTGTTTTCAGGAGTCTGTTCGATGTTTTTTCGGTTGTATCACCATATGTTACTTCTAGTGGGTTCAATAACAGTATATTAAGTTTTAATAACCCTCTAGTTTATTCAGCGGTGCTTGCCCTTGTATTGAACTCTCTTCTCTTTCTGCCAATTTACGGACTTTATGTAAACAGGTGGTTATGGAGTCGCCACTGGCGGACCATTCGCTTGGGGGCTGTGCTATAACAAGGAAATGAGTCCTAGCCAAGATTACTGTGATGACTTCTTCAAGTTAACCTACCCATGCTCTCCTGGGGTCCAATATTATGGCCGTGGTGCCCTGCCTATATACTGGTAAACGTTGCATTACCAATTTAGATTACCTATTATTTCTTCTTTGGTATCAACACACCACTCAATCTCATTGGGTTCTCTTCTCTGTTATGGTGTTGTTCTTGTGTGCGATTTCACATCAACTTTAGCTGATCTACCAATATAGAACTTAGTTACAGGAGAAAGAAAAAGCCATTTAGCTCATCTGGTCCTTGTCACAGTATCTGCTCGAGCTGATGCCTGTTTCTTTATTTGATTAGGAATTTATTTCATTCGTCTAGCATATACAAGCACTAATGATATGTTTTTCCTTGGGTACTTCTACCTAGGAACTACAACTACGGAACTATAGGTGAAGCACTGAAGGTAGATCTGTTGAATCATCCCGAGTACATTGAACAAAACGCGACCTTGGCATTCCAAGCTGCGATTTGGCAGTGGATGAATCCAGTTAAAAAGGGTCAGCCGTCAGCACACGATGCCTTTGTTGGCAATTGGAAGCCTACAAAGAACGATACTTTGTCTAAACGAGTTCCCGGTTTTGGCACCACAATGAACATCCTATACGGTGACAATGTCTGTAACCAAGGTGATGTCGACTCCATGAACAACATCATATCCCACTACCTTTATTACCTCGATTTGATGGGCGTTGGTCGGGAGGAAGCAGGGCCTCATGATATACTCACCTGCGCggaacaaaaacctttcaatccATCCTCCACCTCAACTGCTTCTTCTTGAGACTTAACTTGGATTTTCGACAGTCTGCATTTGCTGCTTTATCCTCAACGTTTTTCGCAAAAGAAGCATAATCCAATAAGTGGAGCAAGATCGGCTTGTCCTGCTCCCGGTGTAAACTATGTGTTTGGGAGTCGTATATAAGGATTAAGGATGTCGCGCTTTCTTGTTGTGTCTTATTGAAGTGAATTTTGATCATGTAGTTTGTGCAGTGTTCGGgttgagggtctatcggaaacaacctctctaccccatcaggatagggataaggtctgcatacacactaccctccccagatcctaCTTGCGGGATTAtactgaattgttgttgttgttgtttgtgcAGTGTACTTTTAACAGTCTTGATATATAATATGCAATGTGAAAACTTACTCTATTATCTTTTGAACTGTTAAAATGAATATGCaaacaacaaaggaaaagaagatgaGGAAAAAGAGAAGGTTTATTAGAGAGGAAGGAAGTTGTTGACAATAACATACAACTGTCCCTTTCTTTTACCAAGTTAAGACAATTCTAAAAGTATTGTCAAGACATTTTATCCACTCACTGTCCTTTTCTTTTACCAAGTTAAGACATTCAAAAAGGTTGTCAAGACATTTCTTCCACTCTCTGAGTTTTAATTGTTTATGCCACTTTTTTTTGGTGGTTTCTCACTCGGTATGGGGCCTGATTAAATTCGGATTCGCGCTGGGAAGTCTCAAATTGGAGGGTAAAACGCTCCCTAACAAAGGCGATTCCATATCCAGGGATTCAAACCTGGTTAAGTTGTTTATGCCACTTTAGTAATAACTGTGTTGGGATCAACTTGTACACACATTTTTATACTATACTTActatctttaatttttctttgattatttCACCTATTTTTCTCGgacatttcatttttatattgttattatttatgcatAGGACTGTGTTAAAATTTTTGGTCATTCTATGTCATGAACAATGAGATTATCACCCTAGAGACTTGTTCAAAGTAAATAATGTCACGAGTTTGAATCGCAATTTGCCAAattaatagcttgtttggcctagctttaaaaatcagcttattttaagaagtgtttttttttcttcaaaagtattttggtgagaagtagtttgtgtttggctaattaatttgaaaagtatttctgagcagcaattagtatttggccatgcttttaaaaattgtttgtaagtgtatttttttcaaaattgcttttcaaaaaagtgcttctggggagaagctactttttttgtttctccaaaactgtttctgcttccactcaaaagcacttttttcctctaaaagcttggccaaacacctcaactttaaaaaaaaaatacttctggctttgaagaagcttggccaaacaggctataagtcaTTTTTCCTTATTAACTACTACTATCCTATGTTTCAATTatgtgtcttttttttttcttttgaaaaaaagaatACCACACAATTATTCATATCTTATGACTTATGGTATGATAGTCTTGTTCAAGCGTGCACTATATTTTATCAGTACACGTGCGTGGTAATTATGTCCACTAAGGCTTAGACGTATTAAAAAGAATGTATTTTTGATTTAAGACCACGCAATTTTTTAATATTCCTAAACTTTGTGTCTTG contains:
- the LOC107818928 gene encoding chitinase-like protein 2, encoding MVALKMKVLGFMLIMLSIAAFAKGDENESSKPPTIVKIVKGKKMCVKDWECNKLSRFCCNLTISDYFETYQFENLFAKRNSPVAHAVGFWDYKSFITASALYQPLGFGTTGGKQMQMKEIAAFLGHVGSKTSCGYGVATGGPFAWGLCYNKEMSPSQDYCDDFFKLTYPCSPGVQYYGRGALPIYWNYNYGTIGEALKVDLLNHPEYIEQNATLAFQAAIWQWMNPVKKGQPSAHDAFVGNWKPTKNDTLSKRVPGFGTTMNILYGDNVCNQGDVDSMNNIISHYLYYLDLMGVGREEAGPHDILTCAEQKPFNPSSTSTASS